Proteins encoded together in one Carya illinoinensis cultivar Pawnee chromosome 3, C.illinoinensisPawnee_v1, whole genome shotgun sequence window:
- the LOC122302796 gene encoding small polypeptide DEVIL 3 encodes MRDSKRKVSCRKLGGYLKEQKGRLYIIRRCVVMLLCWHD; translated from the coding sequence ATGAGAGACTCCAAGAGAAAAGTATCTTGCAGAAAGCTTGGAGGGTATCTTAAAGAGCAGAAAGGAAGGCTATACATAATCAGGAGATGTGTAGTTATGCTTCTTTGTTGGCATGACTGA